One Channa argus isolate prfri chromosome 15, Channa argus male v1.0, whole genome shotgun sequence DNA segment encodes these proteins:
- the LOC137100148 gene encoding cell surface glycoprotein MUC18-like — MAFLKRTFVVFLLIYMAWTKVELTTQETVEVYLGDSAQILCQYNVTDGNNQPSDLFVQWFVTSDIRVSRKLIFYGDDKKQKVVDNTDYSDRINVTLDHQEAQLTIQNVQLSDNRQFICHVQEKVFGFAVVTTDLRVFAPPDAPVIKDVMTGISVTNEMPSKVASCEVRNSFPEPNITWYKNSMPLMSSAGHANVSRDPRGFFSVQSTLEYKAVREDEDAYFSCEVSFFVPGGVRTLESNSVNITVYYPSTKVEMWRESPQGLVKEGDTVELRCHGDGNPPPSFIFHRKQDQDVDLESSGHVLILSPVSRNHSGIYQCRPVDSDEYADVKGEIQLPVHYLDPAVVVPKDSEVMLKGEDLTATCNALSSLKTHTVWYKDGKQVGTGNTLHLQDATYGTTGQYHCEVSAPSFPALHSSGSVHIIVRGGPQLVGEDQEVQLEEAIGRMVNLSCEAEGSPLPSISWNIIGTQVTKKAHDTALTCFCVFVSPQNWKEVVRKSNEYVAQSVVSVNVTSDIRALCNVSNDVGTEVKAFNIKAIPSVTTPAPFTPGKSFALTALLSDAFSPFPFYVPEF, encoded by the exons ATGGCTTTcctgaaaagaacatttgtggtttttctcCTCATCTATATGG CCTGGACAAAGGTGGAGCTGACAACACAGGAGACTGTTGAGGTTTACCTGGGTGACTCTGCTCAAATCCTCTGCCAGTATAACGTCACTGATGGGAACAATCAGCCCAGTGATTTATTTGTCCAGTGGTTTGTG ACATCTGACATAAGGGTCTCTCGGAAACTGATCTTCTACGgtgatgacaaaaaacagaaagtagTCGACAACACTGACTACAGTGATCGGATCAATGTGACTTTGGACCATCAGGAAGCTCAACTCACCATCCAGAATGTCCAGCTCTCTGACAACAGGCAGTTTATCTGCCACGTGCAGGAGAAGGTCTTTGGGTTTGCTGTGGTCACGACCGATCTCAGAGTGTTTG CTCCTCCAGACGCCCCAGTGATCAAGGATGTTATGACAGGAATATCTGTGACCAATGAGATGCCATCTAAG GTTGCATCATGTGAGGTTCGTAACAGCTTCCCTGAGCCCAACATCACCTGGTACAAGAACAGCATGCCACTGATGTCCTCAGCAGGAC ATGCAAATGTGAGCAGAGATCCCAGAGGCTTTTTCTCCGTCCAGAGCACATTGGAGTATAAAGCGGTGAGGGAGGATGAAGATGCCTATTTCTCCTGTGAGGTCAGCTTCTTTGTCCCAGGAGGCGTCAGAACGTTGGAGTCCAACAGCGTCAACATCACTGTTTACT acccTAGCACCAAGGTGGAGATGTGGAGGGAGTCGCCCCAGGGCTTGGTCAAAGAGGGGGATACAGTGGAGCTGCGTTGCCATGGTGACGGCAACCCCCCTCCATCcttcattttccacagaaaacaa GACCAGGATGTGGACTTGGAGAGCAGTGGCCACGTGTTGATCCTGTCACCGGTGTCACGAAACCACAGCGGAATCTATCAGTGTCGCCCTGTGGACTCTGACGAATACGCAGACGTCAAAGGAGAAATTCAGCTCCCTGTGCACT aTTTGGACCCAGCTGTTGTGGTGCCAAAAGACTCAGAGGTGATGCTCAAAGGGGAAGATCTGACTGCAACCTGCAATGCCCTGtcctctctgaaaacacacactgtctggtACAAG GATGGGAAGCAGGTAGGCACGGGAAACACACTGCACCTGCAGGACGCCACCTATGGAACAACAGGACAGTACCATTGTGAGGTCTCTGCTCCCTCCTTCCCGGCCTTGCACAGCAGCGGCTCTGTTCACATCATTGTACGAG GTGGTCCCCAGCTGGTTGGAGAGGATcaggaagtgcagctggagGAGGCAATAGGCAGGATGGTGAACCTGAGTTGTGAGGCTGAAGGCTCTCCACTGCCCAGCATCTCCTGGAACATCATCGGCACCCAGGTCACCAAGAAGGCTCACGACACAGCACTAACCTGCTTCT gtgtgtttgtgtctccacaGAACTGGAAGGAGGTGGTAAGAAAGTCGAACGAGTACGTGGCTCAGAGTGTGGTGTCAGTAAATGTCACCTCGGACATCAGAGCTCTTTGCAACGTTTCCAATGACGTGGGCACTGAAGTCAAAGCTTTCAACATTAAAGCCA tTCCCAGTGTCACCACACCAGCTCCCTTCACTCCTGGTAAGAGTTTTGCCCTGACAGCTCTTTTGTCAGATGCCTTTTCCCCTTTCCCCTTTTATGTCCCggaattttga